The Coffea arabica cultivar ET-39 chromosome 1e, Coffea Arabica ET-39 HiFi, whole genome shotgun sequence genome has a window encoding:
- the LOC113698064 gene encoding putative disease resistance protein RGA4 isoform X1 codes for MADAVISATVEVVLGTLISIAAGRIGMVREVEAELERLSNTAAMIRDFLADADGKMHTQGVRQWLKQLEDEVFKADTVLDELNYDNLRREVKYRNQPMKKKVCFFFSFFNAIGFSSSLASKIRDINTNLERVNQRANELRLTKKQQKEAALPADAAGARQTDSIAVPNVVGRSGDESKIVDMLSSPSEKVLSVIPITGPGGLGKTTLAKSVYNNRKLDGHFGQKIWVCVAKEHIKILELFKLILVQLTQDEVKVDDREVIVKKIEEKLKGKKYFLVLDDVWDHDQGLWNDYFNTLMGLNETKGSWCLLTTRLQPVANAVPRHLQMNDGPYSLGKLSDDACWSIIKGKVISAGEEVPEELEALKEQILRRCDGLPLAASLIGGLMLTNRREKWHSIVQESLLNEYQSQINQILKVSFDHLSSPSVKKCFAYCSIFPQDTQLREDELIQHWVAKGFVLKNNRVMEETGGEYLRILLQNSLLEKVQEPLWETYYYKMHDLVHDFAKSILNPESSNQDRYLALDSSKGLEENTTRTIPASIRTLFLHLEGGVSTDMLLRFKCLNVLRLSGDDVKFLPSSIGKLPSLRLLDIKSSRIRSLPESLCKLYNLQTLTVRDYALEGGFPKRMSDLISLRHLNYHDGDAELKMPVQMGRLTRLQTLGFFNVSQERGRGIEELGTLKYLKGSLRIRNLGLVKGKEAAKQAKLFEKPNLSYLAFSWESGDRASDNRDEDVLEGLQPHPNLQRLGIDSFMGNKFPQWLINLSKLEELVIEDCQRCSELPSLGQLPSLKRLYLIRLDNIRFIGDEFYGITANEEEEEEGRSRASGSSTRRRKFFPALEGLWVIRMGNLAEWKGADQVRSTVGEAEADVFPMLMDFHIVSCPQLTTLPCSCKSLHVESCDNLTSIKMGYGAASVEELWIDSCDNLRELPDLDLFGSSLQRLTIANCPRLIDHHLKEEISSDPQ; via the exons ATGGCTGACGCTGTTATCAGTGCTACTGTTGAGGTCGTCTTGGGGACACTTATTTCCATTGCTGCGGGCCGCATTGGTATGGTTCGGGAGGTCGAAGCGGAGTTGGAGAGACTAAGCAACACTGCTGCAATGATCCGAGATTTCTTGGCTGATGCTGACGGGAAAATGCATACCCAAGGGGTGCGACAGTGGCTCAAGCAGCTAGAAGATGAGGTTTTTAAAGCTGATACCGTGCTAGACGAGCTCAACTACGACAATCTTCGTCGGGAGGTGAAGTACCGAAATCAACCAATGAAGAAGAAGGTatgcttcttcttctccttctttaaTGCAATTGGCTTTAGTTCCAGCTTGGCTTCAAAGATCCGGGACATCAACACCAACCTAGAAAGGGTCAACCAGCGAGCCAATGAGTTGAGATTGACCAAAAAGCAGCAAAAAGAAGCTGCACTCCCTGCTGATGCCGCTGGTGCCAGACAGACCGACTCTATTGCCGTTCCGAACGTTGTAGGAAGATCCGGCGACGAGTCAAAGATTGTGGACATGTTATCGAGCCCATCTGAAAAGGTTCTTTCTGTTATTCCCATAACAGGCCCGGGAGGTTTGGGAAAGACAACTCTTGCTAAATCAGTCTACAATAATCGAAAATTAGATGGGCACTTTGGCCAAAAAATTTGGGTTTGTGTGGCTAAAGAACACATTAAGATACTGGAGCTGTTCAAGCTCATTTTAGTACAATTGACACAAGACGAAGTTAAAGTGGATGACAGAGAGGTTATCgttaaaaaaattgaagaaaagctcaagggaaaaaaatatttccttgttcttgatgatgtGTGGGATCATGATCAAGGATTGTGGAATGATTATTTCAACACTTTGATGGGACTCAACGAAACCAAAGGAAGCTGGTGTCTTCTCACTACTCGTCTACAACCAGTGGCTAATGCTGTGCCTAGACATTTGCAAATGAATGATGGTCCTTATTCCCTAGGAAAGCTATCAGATGATGCATGCTGGTCCATCATAAAAGGAAAGGTGATAAGTGCAGGCGAAGAAGTACCAGAAGAATTGGAAGCATTGAAGGAGCAAATTTTAAGGAGATGCGATGGCCTACCCTTGGCGGCAAGTTTGATTGGTGGCTTGATGCTTACCAACAGAAGAGAGAAGTGGCACTCCATTGTGCAGGAGAGTCTTTTGAATGAATATCAAAGCCAAATTAATCAAATACTTAAGGTGAGCTTTGATCATTTATCATCTCCATCAGTTAAGAAATGTTTTGCATATTGCTCAATTTTTCCCCAGGATACTCAATTACGAGAAGATGAACTAATTCAGCACTGGGTTGCTAAAGGTTTTGTTCTAAAGAATAATAGAGTGATGGAGGAAACAGGAGGCGAGTATTTGAGGATTTTGTTGCAAAATTCCTTACTGGAAAAAGTCCAAGAGCCGCTGTGGGAAACATATTATTATAAAATGCACGATCTCGTGCATGATTTTGCAAAATCAATTCTCAATCCAGAAAGCAGCAATCAGGATCGCTACCTTGCATTGGACTCTTCTAAAGGTTTGGAAGAAAATACCACAAGGACAATACCAGCATCAATTCGCACGTTATTTCTCCATCTAGAGGGTGGCGTATCTACTGACATGCTTTTAAGATTCAAGTGCTTGAATGTTCTCAGATTGTCCGGCGATGATGTCAAGTTTCTGCCGAGCTCCATTGGCAAACTACCAAGTTTGCGGTTGCTCGACATTAAATCTTCTAGAATCAGAAGTTTGCCGGAATCTCTTTGCAAGCTATATAATCTGCAGACACTAACTGTGAGAGATTATGCACTTGAAGGAGGTTTTCCAAAACGGATGAGCGATTTGATTAGCTTGCGGCATCTAAACTACCACGATGGTGATGCGGAATTGAAAATGCCGGTGCAGATGGGACGATTGACTCGTCTTCAAACTCTGGGGTTTTTTAATGTAAGTCAAGAGAGGGGTCGTGGTATCGAAGAGCTTGGGACCTTGAAATATCTGAAAGGATCGTTGAGGATAAGAAATCTTGGACTAGTGAAGGGCAAAGAAGCAGCTAAACAAGCAAAATTGTTCGAAAAGCCAAATCTGTCTTACTTGGCGTTTAGTTGGGAGAGTGGGGATCGGGCAAGCGATAACCGTGATGAGGATGTGTTGGAAGGTCTCCAACCTCACCCAAATTTGCAAAGGCTGGGAATTGATTCTTTTATGGGTAATAAATTTCCACAATGGCTTATCAATTTGTCAAAATTGGAGGAATTGGTGATAGAAGACTGCCAGAGATGCAGCGAACTCCCCTCATTAGGACAACTGCCATCCCTCAAACGTCTCTATTTGATAAGATTGGACAACATTCGATTTATTGGAGATGAATTCTACGGTATTACTGCtaatgaggaggaggaggaggagggcaGATCACGAGCATCAGGGAGCAGCACTAGAAGGCGAAAATTCTTTCCTGCCCTTGAAGGACTCTGGGTAATACGTATGGGGAATTTGGCAGAGTGGAAAGGTGCAGACCAAGTGAGGTCAACAGTAGGTGAAGCAGAAGCAGACGTCTTTCCCATGCTGATGGATTTTCACATTGTAAGTTGCCCACAACTGACCACTCTTCCATGCTCGTGTAAAAGTCTACACGTGGAGAGTTGCGATAATCTAACAAGTATAAAAATGGGTTACGGCGCTGCTTCTGTTGAGGAGTTGTGGATCGACTCTTGCGACAATCTTAGGGAGCTGCCAGATCTGGATCTGTTTGGATCGAGTTTGCAGCGATTGACCATCGCAAATTGCCCAAGATTAATTGACCATCACTTGAAGGAGGAGATTTCAAGTGATCCG CAGTGA
- the LOC113698064 gene encoding putative disease resistance protein RGA4 isoform X2, translating to MADAVISATVEVVLGTLISIAAGRIGMVREVEAELERLSNTAAMIRDFLADADGKMHTQGVRQWLKQLEDEVFKADTVLDELNYDNLRREVKYRNQPMKKKVCFFFSFFNAIGFSSSLASKIRDINTNLERVNQRANELRLTKKQQKEAALPADAAGARQTDSIAVPNVVGRSGDESKIVDMLSSPSEKVLSVIPITGPGGLGKTTLAKSVYNNRKLDGHFGQKIWVCVAKEHIKILELFKLILVQLTQDEVKVDDREVIVKKIEEKLKGKKYFLVLDDVWDHDQGLWNDYFNTLMGLNETKGSWCLLTTRLQPVANAVPRHLQMNDGPYSLGKLSDDACWSIIKGKVISAGEEVPEELEALKEQILRRCDGLPLAASLIGGLMLTNRREKWHSIVQESLLNEYQSQINQILKVSFDHLSSPSVKKCFAYCSIFPQDTQLREDELIQHWVAKGFVLKNNRVMEETGGEYLRILLQNSLLEKVQEPLWETYYYKMHDLVHDFAKSILNPESSNQDRYLALDSSKGLEENTTRTIPASIRTLFLHLEGGVSTDMLLRFKCLNVLRLSGDDVKFLPSSIGKLPSLRLLDIKSSRIRSLPESLCKLYNLQTLTVRDYALEGGFPKRMSDLISLRHLNYHDGDAELKMPVQMGRLTRLQTLGFFNVSQERGRGIEELGTLKYLKGSLRIRNLGLVKGKEAAKQAKLFEKPNLSYLAFSWESGDRASDNRDEDVLEGLQPHPNLQRLGIDSFMGNKFPQWLINLSKLEELVIEDCQRCSELPSLGQLPSLKRLYLIRLDNIRFIGDEFYGITANEEEEEEGRSRASGSSTRRRKFFPALEGLWVIRMGNLAEWKGADQVRSTVGEAEADVFPMLMDFHIVSCPQLTTLPCSCKSLHVESCDNLTSIKMGYGAASVEELWIDSCDNLRELPDLDLFGSSLQRLTIANCPRLIDHHLKEEISSDP from the exons ATGGCTGACGCTGTTATCAGTGCTACTGTTGAGGTCGTCTTGGGGACACTTATTTCCATTGCTGCGGGCCGCATTGGTATGGTTCGGGAGGTCGAAGCGGAGTTGGAGAGACTAAGCAACACTGCTGCAATGATCCGAGATTTCTTGGCTGATGCTGACGGGAAAATGCATACCCAAGGGGTGCGACAGTGGCTCAAGCAGCTAGAAGATGAGGTTTTTAAAGCTGATACCGTGCTAGACGAGCTCAACTACGACAATCTTCGTCGGGAGGTGAAGTACCGAAATCAACCAATGAAGAAGAAGGTatgcttcttcttctccttctttaaTGCAATTGGCTTTAGTTCCAGCTTGGCTTCAAAGATCCGGGACATCAACACCAACCTAGAAAGGGTCAACCAGCGAGCCAATGAGTTGAGATTGACCAAAAAGCAGCAAAAAGAAGCTGCACTCCCTGCTGATGCCGCTGGTGCCAGACAGACCGACTCTATTGCCGTTCCGAACGTTGTAGGAAGATCCGGCGACGAGTCAAAGATTGTGGACATGTTATCGAGCCCATCTGAAAAGGTTCTTTCTGTTATTCCCATAACAGGCCCGGGAGGTTTGGGAAAGACAACTCTTGCTAAATCAGTCTACAATAATCGAAAATTAGATGGGCACTTTGGCCAAAAAATTTGGGTTTGTGTGGCTAAAGAACACATTAAGATACTGGAGCTGTTCAAGCTCATTTTAGTACAATTGACACAAGACGAAGTTAAAGTGGATGACAGAGAGGTTATCgttaaaaaaattgaagaaaagctcaagggaaaaaaatatttccttgttcttgatgatgtGTGGGATCATGATCAAGGATTGTGGAATGATTATTTCAACACTTTGATGGGACTCAACGAAACCAAAGGAAGCTGGTGTCTTCTCACTACTCGTCTACAACCAGTGGCTAATGCTGTGCCTAGACATTTGCAAATGAATGATGGTCCTTATTCCCTAGGAAAGCTATCAGATGATGCATGCTGGTCCATCATAAAAGGAAAGGTGATAAGTGCAGGCGAAGAAGTACCAGAAGAATTGGAAGCATTGAAGGAGCAAATTTTAAGGAGATGCGATGGCCTACCCTTGGCGGCAAGTTTGATTGGTGGCTTGATGCTTACCAACAGAAGAGAGAAGTGGCACTCCATTGTGCAGGAGAGTCTTTTGAATGAATATCAAAGCCAAATTAATCAAATACTTAAGGTGAGCTTTGATCATTTATCATCTCCATCAGTTAAGAAATGTTTTGCATATTGCTCAATTTTTCCCCAGGATACTCAATTACGAGAAGATGAACTAATTCAGCACTGGGTTGCTAAAGGTTTTGTTCTAAAGAATAATAGAGTGATGGAGGAAACAGGAGGCGAGTATTTGAGGATTTTGTTGCAAAATTCCTTACTGGAAAAAGTCCAAGAGCCGCTGTGGGAAACATATTATTATAAAATGCACGATCTCGTGCATGATTTTGCAAAATCAATTCTCAATCCAGAAAGCAGCAATCAGGATCGCTACCTTGCATTGGACTCTTCTAAAGGTTTGGAAGAAAATACCACAAGGACAATACCAGCATCAATTCGCACGTTATTTCTCCATCTAGAGGGTGGCGTATCTACTGACATGCTTTTAAGATTCAAGTGCTTGAATGTTCTCAGATTGTCCGGCGATGATGTCAAGTTTCTGCCGAGCTCCATTGGCAAACTACCAAGTTTGCGGTTGCTCGACATTAAATCTTCTAGAATCAGAAGTTTGCCGGAATCTCTTTGCAAGCTATATAATCTGCAGACACTAACTGTGAGAGATTATGCACTTGAAGGAGGTTTTCCAAAACGGATGAGCGATTTGATTAGCTTGCGGCATCTAAACTACCACGATGGTGATGCGGAATTGAAAATGCCGGTGCAGATGGGACGATTGACTCGTCTTCAAACTCTGGGGTTTTTTAATGTAAGTCAAGAGAGGGGTCGTGGTATCGAAGAGCTTGGGACCTTGAAATATCTGAAAGGATCGTTGAGGATAAGAAATCTTGGACTAGTGAAGGGCAAAGAAGCAGCTAAACAAGCAAAATTGTTCGAAAAGCCAAATCTGTCTTACTTGGCGTTTAGTTGGGAGAGTGGGGATCGGGCAAGCGATAACCGTGATGAGGATGTGTTGGAAGGTCTCCAACCTCACCCAAATTTGCAAAGGCTGGGAATTGATTCTTTTATGGGTAATAAATTTCCACAATGGCTTATCAATTTGTCAAAATTGGAGGAATTGGTGATAGAAGACTGCCAGAGATGCAGCGAACTCCCCTCATTAGGACAACTGCCATCCCTCAAACGTCTCTATTTGATAAGATTGGACAACATTCGATTTATTGGAGATGAATTCTACGGTATTACTGCtaatgaggaggaggaggaggagggcaGATCACGAGCATCAGGGAGCAGCACTAGAAGGCGAAAATTCTTTCCTGCCCTTGAAGGACTCTGGGTAATACGTATGGGGAATTTGGCAGAGTGGAAAGGTGCAGACCAAGTGAGGTCAACAGTAGGTGAAGCAGAAGCAGACGTCTTTCCCATGCTGATGGATTTTCACATTGTAAGTTGCCCACAACTGACCACTCTTCCATGCTCGTGTAAAAGTCTACACGTGGAGAGTTGCGATAATCTAACAAGTATAAAAATGGGTTACGGCGCTGCTTCTGTTGAGGAGTTGTGGATCGACTCTTGCGACAATCTTAGGGAGCTGCCAGATCTGGATCTGTTTGGATCGAGTTTGCAGCGATTGACCATCGCAAATTGCCCAAGATTAATTGACCATCACTTGAAGGAGGAGATTTCAAGTGATCCG TGA